A portion of the Eubacterium maltosivorans genome contains these proteins:
- a CDS encoding helix-turn-helix domain-containing protein, giving the protein MYRKYTSEEKLNIVEGYLNGLFSLEEKAHELGYKSAPGCFKRWVQQYQEQGAEGLLCSAGNKSYTAEFKTMVVEEYLSGKGSAVELAAKHKISTADVLLHWVSLYNANRKLKDYNPKREVYMAEARRKTTLEEREAIVKYCIAHDRDYKETASLFDVSYSQVYSWVKKYDANGETGLVDRRGHHKADDEVDELERLRRENIRLKSQLEEKDMAVELLKKAKEFERM; this is encoded by the coding sequence ATGTATAGAAAATATACATCTGAAGAAAAATTGAATATTGTGGAGGGATATCTGAATGGGCTTTTTTCCTTGGAAGAAAAAGCCCATGAGTTAGGATATAAGTCAGCACCGGGGTGCTTTAAACGATGGGTACAGCAGTATCAAGAGCAAGGAGCAGAGGGACTCTTGTGTTCGGCAGGTAATAAATCTTATACAGCAGAATTCAAAACAATGGTGGTTGAAGAGTATCTTTCTGGAAAAGGCTCCGCAGTTGAACTTGCCGCAAAACACAAAATTAGTACAGCAGATGTTTTGTTGCATTGGGTTTCGTTGTATAATGCCAATAGAAAGCTTAAGGATTATAATCCTAAGAGGGAGGTCTATATGGCAGAAGCACGGAGAAAAACAACTTTGGAAGAACGAGAAGCAATTGTTAAATATTGCATTGCCCATGATAGAGATTACAAAGAAACCGCTTCTTTGTTTGATGTTTCATACAGCCAGGTTTACTCCTGGGTGAAAAAATATGATGCTAATGGTGAAACTGGTTTGGTTGATCGGCGCGGGCACCATAAAGCAGATGACGAAGTGGATGAACTGGAACGGCTGCGCCGAGAAAATATACGGCTCAAAAGCCAGCTTGAAGAAAAGGATATGGCAGTGGAACTGTTAAAAAAAGCGAAAGAATTCGAAAGGATGTGA
- a CDS encoding BMC domain-containing protein, with product MDVNNILGSNEGKLRIIQETVPGKQVTLAHIIAGPDPIVYQKLGLNPSVDYNKAAIGILSMTPAEIAVIAGDMAIKTAPIDMGFIDRFSGTLIFTGRISDVKSAVNAILSYLQGTLGFTICEITTT from the coding sequence ATGGATGTGAACAATATATTGGGATCAAACGAAGGCAAGCTTCGTATCATACAGGAAACCGTACCGGGCAAACAGGTTACATTGGCCCATATTATCGCTGGTCCGGACCCGATCGTTTACCAGAAGCTGGGCTTAAACCCAAGCGTGGATTATAATAAGGCGGCCATTGGTATTTTGAGCATGACGCCAGCGGAAATTGCTGTTATCGCAGGGGATATGGCCATCAAGACTGCCCCGATCGATATGGGCTTTATTGACCGTTTCAGCGGCACCTTAATTTTTACAGGTCGTATTTCCGATGTTAAGTCAGCGGTCAATGCAATTTTGAGCTACCTTCAGGGGACATTGGGCTTTACCATCTGCGAAATTACAACAACATAG
- a CDS encoding EutP/PduV family microcompartment system protein — MKKMILVGRSECGKTTLRQALKGDTIQYEKTQYVNHFDVIIDTPGEYAETNTLARALALYSYEADVVALLINATEPYSLYPPNVAPVANRPVIGIVTQIDHPCANTEQAIEWLKLTGADPIFPVSSYTGEGIWQLLEYLKEPGDVLPWESQEEAEQERNVKSTKYEIQEFGQKDFEFI, encoded by the coding sequence ATGAAAAAGATGATTTTGGTTGGCAGGAGTGAATGCGGAAAAACTACGCTGCGTCAGGCGCTGAAGGGTGATACCATTCAGTATGAAAAAACGCAGTATGTCAATCACTTCGATGTAATTATTGATACACCGGGCGAATACGCCGAAACCAATACACTGGCGCGGGCGCTGGCCCTCTATTCTTACGAGGCGGACGTGGTGGCACTTTTGATTAATGCGACTGAGCCCTATTCCTTATATCCGCCAAACGTTGCTCCTGTGGCAAACAGGCCGGTGATTGGGATTGTTACGCAGATCGACCATCCCTGTGCCAATACAGAGCAGGCCATCGAATGGCTTAAACTGACTGGTGCTGATCCGATCTTTCCGGTGAGCTCTTATACCGGAGAAGGGATCTGGCAGCTTTTAGAATACCTGAAGGAGCCAGGAGATGTTCTTCCCTGGGAGAGCCAGGAGGAGGCCGAACAGGAAAGAAACGTAAAATCCACAAAATACGAGATCCAGGAATTTGGACAAAAGGATTTTGAATTTATTTAA
- a CDS encoding homing endonuclease associated repeat-containing protein: MGKYYEKKMLIEQLQKKAVELGRIPGPEDMIDPPAKAYLGFFKKWEKAVKAAGISASALNLTLVREDAPVVSEIAEPAEAVANDPEPVEETAPQGRRRYSKSIITQMLLDEFKRLGKKPTRKEIDANKNLPTVSTCLNYFGTTRIGDVWDEILKDL, translated from the coding sequence ATGGGAAAATACTACGAAAAAAAGATGCTCATTGAGCAATTACAAAAGAAAGCCGTTGAATTAGGACGCATACCAGGTCCTGAAGATATGATCGATCCACCGGCAAAGGCTTATCTTGGCTTTTTCAAGAAATGGGAAAAGGCGGTCAAAGCTGCCGGCATCAGCGCTTCTGCCCTTAATCTGACACTGGTCAGGGAGGACGCTCCTGTTGTTTCCGAAATTGCTGAACCTGCCGAAGCAGTCGCCAATGATCCTGAACCCGTCGAAGAAACTGCTCCCCAGGGACGCCGCCGTTACTCCAAGAGCATCATCACTCAGATGCTGCTGGATGAGTTTAAACGCCTTGGCAAAAAGCCAACCCGTAAGGAAATAGATGCAAACAAAAATCTTCCAACAGTTTCAACCTGTCTCAACTATTTCGGCACGACCCGGATCGGTGATGTGTGGGATGAAATTTTAAAGGATCTCTAA
- a CDS encoding response regulator, whose amino-acid sequence MKDKKETKLESAKAKIEFGSMGLVICQLLLNEDLPVLWASMDFYRATGYTEEEYQKRFSSLRHYYQAYPKAFQIFKNTLLHAFDAGETRVRTNCQMPVSNGMAWFQVTATMAEPPQSDSSVINVVFVDVTDMVFLQEQRMHYFELMLDEYVGNIYISDMSTYELLYVNKVSCETLQRPMENIIGKKCYEVIQGRSTPCPFCTNDRLSEDSFYEWEFFNPVLDRTFMIKNRIVNWYGHKARIELSHDMYSAEYKLAKKDREREALLRTIPGGFARLDARDFKTVLWYGADFLDMIGYTKEQFEKELHSQCTYIHPDDHARVKKAIIEPQATGQNTVFEVRIKKRSGEQRILTITMCYVDGLDSWDGIPSFYSIGLDITEEREEQQRQRIALEDAYQAVRVANSAKTDFLSSMSHDIRTPMNAIMGMTAIARANMESPERVGDCLNKINVSSRHLLSLINEVLDMSKIESGKLDLVLEAVDLPELIQGASDMCKALLTEKKHDFKVIVGQVQHEKVITDGDRLQQVFLNLLSNAIKYTPEGGKITLLINERPSIISKKAQYEFVFTDNGIGMEQEFLVKIFEPFSRAEDSRISKIQGTGLGMAITDNIVHMMNGTIDVKSEPGKGSQFIVTVPLELQIEEVQSDDALAGLPVLVVDDDQIVCENAALLLNELGMRGCWVLSGAEAVESVQKAHHQGEDYFAVILDWKMPEIDGLETVRLIRRQMGEEMPIIIISAYDFSDIEEEFLSAGADAFITKPLFKSKMLHVLQLFCYTDKTETEETGEEEFHARLLGKRVLLAEDNDLNREIAVELLKMQEILVETAENGKQAIEMFEASKPGYYQAILMDIQMPVMDGYEATAKIRAMCRADSNLPIFALTANAFVSDMVRAQSVGMNDHVSKPIDIEKLVGILEQWVR is encoded by the coding sequence ATGAAAGATAAAAAAGAAACAAAGCTAGAATCAGCCAAGGCGAAGATAGAGTTTGGCAGCATGGGGCTTGTAATATGCCAGCTTCTTTTAAATGAAGATCTGCCAGTGCTTTGGGCAAGCATGGATTTTTACAGGGCTACCGGCTATACCGAAGAGGAATATCAGAAGCGGTTTTCAAGTCTCAGGCACTATTATCAGGCATATCCGAAAGCGTTTCAAATTTTTAAGAATACACTGCTTCATGCTTTTGACGCGGGGGAGACCCGCGTGCGGACAAACTGCCAGATGCCTGTCTCAAATGGGATGGCCTGGTTTCAGGTGACTGCGACCATGGCAGAGCCTCCACAGTCAGACAGCTCAGTAATTAACGTTGTATTTGTTGACGTTACAGATATGGTCTTTTTGCAGGAGCAACGAATGCATTATTTTGAATTAATGCTGGATGAATATGTCGGCAACATCTATATCAGCGATATGTCTACCTATGAGCTTCTGTATGTGAACAAAGTATCTTGCGAAACACTGCAGCGGCCAATGGAGAATATTATTGGGAAAAAATGCTATGAGGTGATACAGGGACGGTCAACACCCTGCCCTTTCTGCACTAATGACCGGTTGAGCGAGGATTCCTTTTATGAATGGGAATTTTTTAACCCGGTTTTAGATCGAACTTTTATGATTAAGAACCGGATTGTGAACTGGTATGGGCATAAAGCCCGGATTGAGTTGTCCCACGATATGTATAGCGCAGAGTATAAACTTGCGAAAAAGGATCGTGAGCGGGAGGCCCTGCTCAGGACCATTCCCGGAGGTTTTGCGCGCCTGGACGCCCGAGACTTTAAGACGGTTCTCTGGTATGGGGCGGATTTTTTAGACATGATCGGCTACACTAAAGAGCAGTTCGAAAAAGAGTTGCATTCCCAGTGCACTTATATACATCCCGATGACCACGCCCGGGTGAAAAAAGCAATCATCGAGCCGCAAGCTACAGGACAGAACACAGTGTTTGAGGTGCGAATCAAAAAACGGTCGGGAGAACAGCGTATTTTAACCATTACCATGTGCTATGTGGATGGTTTGGACAGCTGGGACGGCATTCCCTCCTTTTACAGTATCGGACTGGATATCACGGAGGAAAGGGAGGAACAGCAGCGGCAGCGCATAGCACTGGAGGACGCGTATCAGGCGGTTCGTGTCGCCAACTCGGCCAAAACTGACTTTTTATCGTCAATGTCCCACGATATTCGGACGCCCATGAACGCGATCATGGGCATGACGGCCATTGCCAGGGCAAACATGGAAAGCCCGGAAAGGGTGGGGGACTGCCTGAACAAGATTAATGTCTCCAGCCGCCATCTGCTCAGCTTGATTAATGAAGTTCTGGATATGTCAAAGATTGAGAGCGGAAAGCTTGATCTGGTGCTTGAAGCCGTTGACCTCCCCGAGCTTATTCAGGGTGCTTCGGATATGTGTAAAGCGCTTCTGACTGAGAAAAAGCATGATTTCAAGGTGATTGTCGGACAAGTACAGCACGAAAAGGTCATCACTGACGGGGACCGCCTGCAACAGGTTTTTCTGAATCTGCTGTCCAATGCCATTAAGTATACGCCGGAGGGAGGAAAGATCACCCTGCTGATTAATGAGAGGCCTTCGATCATTTCTAAAAAGGCTCAGTATGAATTTGTTTTTACAGACAATGGCATTGGTATGGAACAGGAATTTCTTGTGAAAATTTTTGAGCCCTTCTCCCGTGCAGAAGATTCGCGTATCAGCAAAATCCAGGGAACCGGCCTTGGAATGGCTATTACGGATAACATAGTCCATATGATGAACGGAACCATTGATGTAAAGAGCGAGCCGGGAAAGGGAAGCCAGTTTATTGTAACGGTACCGTTGGAACTGCAAATCGAGGAAGTGCAAAGTGATGATGCGCTAGCAGGCCTGCCGGTACTGGTGGTGGACGATGACCAGATCGTGTGTGAAAACGCTGCGCTGCTACTGAATGAGCTGGGGATGCGCGGATGTTGGGTTTTATCCGGTGCCGAGGCAGTTGAAAGCGTTCAAAAGGCCCATCACCAGGGTGAGGATTATTTTGCAGTCATTCTAGATTGGAAAATGCCTGAAATAGATGGTCTTGAGACTGTCCGGTTGATCCGGAGGCAGATGGGAGAGGAGATGCCTATCATTATAATATCCGCATATGATTTTTCGGATATTGAGGAGGAATTTTTGAGCGCGGGGGCAGACGCCTTTATTACCAAACCTCTATTTAAATCGAAAATGCTGCATGTGCTTCAGCTGTTCTGTTATACAGATAAGACAGAGACTGAGGAGACCGGAGAGGAAGAATTCCACGCCCGGCTTTTGGGTAAACGTGTTTTGCTGGCTGAGGACAATGACCTCAACCGTGAGATTGCCGTCGAGCTTCTCAAAATGCAGGAAATTCTGGTGGAGACTGCGGAAAACGGAAAGCAGGCCATAGAGATGTTCGAAGCATCGAAGCCGGGATATTATCAGGCGATCTTGATGGATATTCAAATGCCGGTCATGGATGGCTACGAGGCAACGGCCAAAATACGGGCGATGTGCCGGGCAGATTCGAACTTACCGATTTTTGCCCTCACGGCTAACGCCTTTGTAAGCGATATGGTCAGGGCCCAGAGTGTGGGTATGAACGATCATGTCTCAAAGCCTATTGATATAGAAAAGCTTGTCGGCATTTTGGAGCAGTGGGTCAGGTAA